atttattgaaacagacacagcaattgttgagctatttttcaacatattttccatcggaattgagacatctctcatatcatgggatcgacagagagaggtgcagacgcagtcaaacgctggttccggtctgaggcggctgacttctacgacacaaaaattgattccatggtatgacaaatgtctcaattccagtggggggatatgttgacaaatagcgcaaaaatggttgtatctgtttcaataagtcTTTAagtgcaattgtgcttttttctgtaaacggccccagggaaaatcactttctggacggcctcgtaattgcggtcgagcggctaaaatttgtataagcacttcttttgacattattaacatggtggaaggaaaaaaaattaacttttttgtctgctcccatcagaacgtttgcttgttagtgcaTCTAACAGAATATTTGAGCATTAGACGAAACTTATCTAATACATGCAAATAGTTATGCACCATCAACAATATCAGTGAAGTAGCTCGTAAAAGACTGCTTTCATAGGCAGAAACTGTACCGCGTTAGAAATACTCAGAACTAACGAATGGAAAACGCAAGTTCCGCTCAATACTACCTACATTCCACAAACTTACTAATTTTCGATCTGTATTTGTCCATTGCTGAAAATAATCTCACGTAATCACATCGATACACTACATTAAACAGAAAGTACTAATTGAAATAAACTATAATGAACTACAACATTAATTGCTTTTCCACTGTACTATAAAAACTAGTAATCGTTAAAAACCTAGCGTAGTAGAAACCATGAACCAAATCCAGAACAGCAGAAATGCCAGGTTATTACTACTCCTGTATCAATAACACAgcgattttgtttaattttattgtaagaaTGTTTTACAATTATTCAGAATTCACCTTACCTTTAAAATAACTGGATTTCTCCTTCCTCCACGAAGTTACAGCACGACACACAATTCACAAATACAGAATTCACTCATGAACAAACAAGTGAATAGCAACGACTGAATGCAGTCGATGTTACGGATAACTCCCCGCCGCCCCTTTCCGCTCTTGCCATCACTTGTCAACCCTTCCACCCCTCTTTCTTCGTACGTCATTTCAACCTTCTATAGGAATGTACACATCTGTCTCCGTGGCTTAGCGGAGAGTAGATTTATTTCCTATCTAAGCGGCCCATGGCTCGATTCTCGGCGCAGGCAATTATGACATATCTTCCGTCCAGAGAACTGGATGTTTGTCCCTTGTCAAGTGTTCTGTGCTCTGTACCGTGCTGGTCACACTATCAAGGAGTCCTGCCTGTCAAGTGTTGGTCAAAGGATATACATGTACCTACATCACACTCGATATTAAATAGACATCAAAGAAATGATTGCATACTGTATATGTTTGTGACATTACACAAGAAATAACCAACAAACTTAATAGTattctgcaaatctagtctttcaggtaaagatccctgtaaagcagatttgaataatttcaagggaaaaattgttccggggccgggcatttttcccttgaaattattcaaatctgctttacagggagctttacctgaaagactagatttgcataatatatacgttactgtgtacgttaacagaaaaccacaattccaagtcacacagagattgtgtgcactcgatgtgggtctctggcgtttcgtcagcccacgcgagttgtgtggatatagagggaaaagttgagacggtgtcgggtagagttcccgggtagctcagtggcagagcgctggtacgttcaaccagagatcccgggatcgatgcccggccccggaacaatttttcccttgaaattattctaatagTATTCTATACCATACTTCAATGAAATTTCTAGACTTTCTATATTACGTAGCtaaataaaatgcaaaaataaatctTGTGCACTTCGGCCATCTTATAAACTAAATATACACAGAAATAagccaaacctaacctaattatcatggtgcttattattattattattattattattattattattattattattattattattattattattataggccccAGGCTgatgtacagcacaataaatattagtaaataaataaataaataaattattattgttattgttagttattattgttattgttattattaggcttcgagacttcggacccgatagaacagttcagtgggaaatccgcataacggcgtactgagtatagtggtaaagcgtacagtgggtgggggtactgtagaatgaatgccaacaaatacgcaaaggaaaacgctctggatttgaaggttctggtgaataatttggttttcatacaaacctattttcaaactgtgtctgaaactattacacggttagaaaagtcagagcaagagatgccggaacccctcaaattaattgaggaaatgacacagagaattaatgagacaccaagtacaccggttactcaacgtgtaaaacagaagtggaaatcaattttatgtaaaaatagcggatatggagcattgtgtaatataaacagcaaattagtggacatggagtcacccgagaatgaaggactgtctcttagagactgcaatgatgttaggtttcttcgttttgctcttatcacgtcatgcgatgtagagcgcagcttttcatagtacaaactgtgtttggtagataactgaaaaagatttacgtttgagacactgaaaatgtattttgtagtacattgcaattcggtactgtaactgcagttcctaaagacgaccaataggataaatgaagaaattaaaattcctacatgtttatttccaccattaacactgtgcataattaaacacaaattcttataaaagacaggagaataaatgcttttcacattcttttgacactgtcattgtgtaatgtatatttactttcggaatgtccatatgtgtgcgtttccccatactaccgtactctattctaaatagcaacgttgttacctcaacacatctctacctttcactacctgcagcgagtcaacaacctatagtacatgcacagtaaacttattgtatcgggtccaaagtctcgaagcctgattattattattattattattattattattattattattattattattattattattattattattattattattatacgattcCCTTCCATCTATATGACTGTCAGTTTCTTTTACAATCTTTTTTTCTTCGTCTTTAAATGTCCAACATCGAAAGAAGCCATAATATGTGAAAGATGTGgttatcattattgatcagaatttaaaatggtctTGTCACATTACTTAGAATCCATTTTTTGTAAGAGGCtttgtaaaacaatttacaaatttgctAATCTTCGATATTGCTTAcccattcacgatgggaacatgaacataaccgcaaagatcattggtaaccatggaaacataacaacgacgtcatttcatcatattttgttgtatacttcagcgctgTACGATTGTGTGTTGTTTGCAAATCGCGTAAGCACAAACATGAAAGTTTGTAAGTTtgaaaactttcatgttaacgtctaacgtcAATGTTAATGTCAGCGtctatgtgaatcattgtgaatggccCCATTTGATAACCTGATCGCAAACTTCTTTGTTTATGGTATGGTTATGTGTAACTTTCATTGTCGATGGGCCTTTAAGGCtcgttcacaatgaaaattaaacataacgtaagcattaacttaaagatgtaaacgttacggtaaaatcacagtctactatatacagtcgcgaagcttgaggtgattttttgcaaatctcgtgataaagcgctccaagcggttagcaactagaaacaatagactgtccacggtcgactttggactgaatcgtatttccatcgagtgctagctcgttgcttatttcacattgatgcttgtgaaatgttcgttattggttgtaatgaaaatgttaatggctaaaatacaataattggagtaataatattttactagagacgtagaaaaattaagtttgttttaatgcaaattattgatcacgttttattttcaattctggtgggattattattgcttaagcctactttttttttcaaaggatatgtttttaattatagctgttaattttgttgttatttttatttgttactttattagagacgtagaaaaagtctgttacaataaaatttattaatcacgttttatttccaattctgatgtgattattattgcttaacctcaactacgtaagcctacactacaagtaccggtacacgtaagttaatccattaattcatatttccattattgttgttgtaaagggaaatgcaaattaatatttattggtttcatagttaattatcgctataatcttgaatgagtgaagcgattatagtaaatttcagttcgtgttgcacaaacaaaaataatattaacctatttcttgcaggtatcttcgagtttatggtggaatttaatatacttcattgaaataataaattaactttatgcatttaatatttcaataatggaaggaaggtgttaatttttccaaaagaacacaacgaaagtgtaacatattttgtcggctgctaggagagagatctgcgatgatgaggctatagtagcgatcctagtggtgggcaactatccatgtttgcatttttactacatattgagcttcgcgactgtatatagtagactgtggtaaaatctagaacattcacgatgggaacataaacataaccgcaaagatcattggtaaccatggaaacataacaacgacgccatttcctcatattgtcgtatacttcagcgctccacgattgtgtactgtttgcaaatcacgtaagcataagcatgaaatatgataaatatCTATTTGAGatgtaatagcaaataataaaatttacaaatatgtagataaatcatattgattgagcatttaaaataaatttatcatattgaatagatttatctgaaatccctccttctttgccaacaaatgtaaaaacctggggctatcacacagcattgtgaaggaaatagccattagtgccctctaaggatcggttcagatattgagaaataatttgtatgggagtgataatggaaatttcaagttatcttaaccgatggctgttgattggtttagatatcaatgccaataaatccgtactattatttttctcgctgtatatgacattcaaaaaattctgacctatctgatgatatttttttccctttcttaactgtaaatgagcacaaacgctacttaggtgtaaatttttctgacattttgtatattcgattccctaaccgtttcaaatgtaaatcattttaccttttaggtgtgtttccaaattatatgtaatacgctttgtcaaatctggcaaccttttcgtaagggaagttaaatttatttatttatttatttatttatttatttatttatttatttatttatttatttatttatttatttatttatttatttatttatttatttatataagcaTGGAAATTTGTAGTCtgaaaactttcatgttaacgtctaacggcgatgttaatgtcagtgtttatgtgaatcattgtgaatggccccatttgataacctgatcgcaaacttctgtgtttatgttacatttatgtttaattttcatagtGGATGGGCCTTTACACCTTCACAGTTTGCCAAGTATAGAATGGGCCATGCTTTCCCTATAACTCTACCATTTTTACGATAAAATGATCGTCAACTAATAAGCTAAAGCCTGCTGTTACTAAAGGCCGGTAGACTGTGTCTTTGACCTTGCGGGTACTGCAGCCGCTTTTCTAGCGCTCATGTTAATGTTATCAGATCAGAGTAGCTTGCGTCAGGCATAACACGTCTTCAAACTAAGCCTCTTTTCTCGTCTGCAAGTTGGGCTGAAGGTTTTAGACAATAAGCTTAAACTATTACAAGCGTGTTAACAATTCTTGTAGTGATGCTAAAGTGAAATCGGACACTTCCACATAATAGATGTTCCTCGGGTTGCTCGGTAACATAAGGATGCATCTGAGGGATCTCTAACTTGTATTCCAAGAGGACTAATATTATACTCAATCTGCTctccatatatttttattttactttgcctTTATAGTCTAGCGATCTCTCTGCGTCCCTCTATAACAAGTATCGCACATTCGTATCCGGTTAAGGGCGATGCAGAAAAAATACTAAATGTAGCTTTCGTCAGGGAAAATCTTTCAAACAAAAGTTACCTGATTtgtggatttatttttattttattgggttattttacgacgctgtatcaacatctaggttatttagcttctgaatgaaatgaaggtgataatgccggtgaaatgagtccggggtccaagcacctaaagttaccctgcatttgcttgtattgggttgagggaaaaccccggaaaaaaccttaaccaggtaacttgccccgaccctcTGCGTCCCTCTATACCAAGTATCGCACATTCGTATCCGGTTAAGGGCGATGCAAAAGAAATACTAAATGTAGCTTTCGTCAGGAAAAATCTTTCAAACAAAAGTTACCCGATTtgtggatttatttttattttattgggttattttacgacgttgtatcaacatctaggttatttagcgtctgaatgaaatgaaggtgataatgccggtgaaatgagtctggggtccagcaatgaaagttaccctgcatttgctcgtattgggttgagggaaaaccccggaaaaaaacctcaaccaggtaacttgccccgaccgggattcgaacccgggccacctggtttcgcggccagacgcgctgaccgttactccacaggtgtggacgtgattTGTGGAGGAGAAGCTGAAAATATGTGCTAAAAAATAATTCCATTCAACGTATCAGAGTTATTCCCACCTGTGCACCAATGGAATGCCGCCAAGGATGCAGTCTGAAAGGACCCTTTCCTCTAATGTGATTTTGGGAAAATCGGCATTTACTTTTATTGATCCATTTAAGAAAAACTGACTTGGAACACTACGTGAGCCAccttttttgtgtgtgtatatctATACCaggtgtaggcctaccatttgagTTGATAATTCCAAAGATCTCAAAAgcgaagcttttaaaaaataaaggtttTAAATAACAGTTAATTGATTTTATAGAAGAAATCAAATTGCATAATTTATCttctattttgagaagattttcaatgTCATTAAGTCAATCTAATTTTCTAACGGAGgcctataatttatattttttattctcatTGCTCATACAAAAGTAAACGTTTGCATTAATTTAGCGCATATTTTCACAGATATTTTGAAAGCaaactttgataaaaaaaaaaattcatacagTTCATAAGcatccgtattcatagacattcttagcgcggacttccggtgaataatcagcgaactaacgtttttcgtattcataaaccagtgtaccgatatgatatgatatgatatgatatgatatgatatgatatgatatgatatgatatgatatgatatgatatgatatgatatgatatgatatgatatgatatgatatgatatgatatgatatgatatgatatgatatatgatatgatatgatatgatatgatatatgatatatgacatatgatgtgacatatgatatgatatatgatatatgatatatgatatatgatatgatatatgatatatgatatatgatatgatatgatatgatatgtatgatatgaatcccgtataagtaaccagtcgatagccggtgctagtttagcacgctcgtagcgcgggctagcgaatgaTAGCATCCCAATGTTTTGTTATAAAAAAGGTAAAATTCAATCAGATTTTTAAAATGCTTAAATGATACTCTTCTACCTCAATGTGCTTTCCAATTCTTTGAAGATACGATTGGCGTATACGTAGAATTTGAGTTCTTTGTCATAATTAGCACAAGCATTTCGTATATAATGCTGTATGTTTTCTGAAGACGATGGTACATTGATCAACTTTCTCGTTGAAGTAACCCTATATATGAAAAAACTGATAAAAGGAATTCATATTATTTAGATGCttatgaaatgtaatattaatttcttttatcaaattttacttttcataaaGGTAATTAACTTTTACCGAAAACATTTCTAaacgcttttttttttcatatttttcgcATTATCAATTTAAATGGTCCATCCAGTACATTATGTACAGTAAGTCataaatttcagggggttatattcttattagtttttttttttttttttttttttttttagaaatttcaacaaagaagtttaatacaattttgctcgtttttgtttccttttcgacaTAAAATTGTTTTAGctatatgaaataatttacagagtgttttgggaaagccattgatttaattccctatATGCTTAGTGATTTTAAGagcgcagtgtattatggtaataaatgattgaaagaattttacttttgtcctttaaatgagcacgtatttatccgaacaaatgtaacattataaagttttttttcttcttctttttttctccagAACGAAAAGCTACATTTCGTTCAGATCAAAGTTCttcatatttaaagaacaaaactaaaatgctttcaattatttatcatcataatacactgctctcttaaaatcactaagcatatagggaattaaatcaatggctttctgaaaacacgctatgaaatgaataatttcaagggaaaaattgttccggggccggatatcgatcccgggacctctggttgaacgtaccagcgctctgccaactgagctacccgggaactccacccgacaccgtctcaacttttcccttcatatccacacaactcgcgtgggctgacgaaacgccagagacccacatcgagtgcacacaaactctgtgtgacttggaattgtggttttctgtcaacaatttttcccttgaaattattcaaatctgctttacaggaagcttcacctgaaagactagatttgcataatatatacgttactgtgtacgttaacagaaaaccacaattccaagtcacacagagtttgtgtgcactcgatgtgggtctctggcgtttcgtcagcccacgcgagtcgtgtggatataaagggaaaagttgagacggtgtcgggtggagttcccgggtagctcagtttgcAGAGCGCttgtacattcaaccagaggtcccgggatcgatacccggccccggaacaatttttcccttgaaattattcaaatctgctttacaaggAGCTTTACCAGAAAGACTAGAtttacgctatgaaatgtttcatataaaacaattttttacctcgaaaaggaagcaaaaacgagcaaaattttattaaactttatttgaaatatctcgaagtataaccacctgaaattaatgacattacttatgaaaCTCCATTCAGTTCCCCCTCACCGCAGTTTTATTTCTGCCTTAGAGAAAATAATCTGACATCATTActattttcacatttatttacataatgtCATGGATAAAATATGTGAATTATGGATTATAACATACATCCATTGTAGATTAAAAGTGTCCTCTTTGATACCGGTCTCAGATCACGTTCCCAAAACACTGAAAACACATTGAACTAGTTGGAATCTTACTCTATCAAGTTTTGATTACCCTATTATAAGGCTTTTATGACAGCTTTCACAAATATCCgtctattatttctttgttgGGTGTAAAGGATGACTCAAGGCTGACAGATCTGGAGGATTTTTGTCGAATTCCTGGATTTCCTTCATCCCAGGCTCTACTTCAGCCCAAAGTGCCGGAAAATCTTTCTTGAAGTTCGAATACCATTGGGATACTCTAGGGTACGACTCCAGTCCAAATCCAATGGCTTCCAGGCAAAGTGTGGCCGATACAAGAGCGAAGTCGGCGATCGTCACCTGATCTGCGAATGGAAACAGAAGTAAGATCACTGTACATATGCGTATATATAGAGATTGGTGTGCAAAGTTATTCTGATATACACATTAAGGATTATATAAATATGGAAGAAATTGAAGACTCTAAGGAGTTATCGCTAACTTACATCCCGGATGATTCTTACCATAAAAGAACTCTTGTTTTggatttatttcctatttttttttgcctaaattaattattttctctagatGTTTGGCTGCAAATTTTTATACCGTTTTCTGAGTCGCTGAAAGCCACTTGATGCTGCTACTGgaatatgattaattaaaatttaactcaGTGAATTATCAGCATTACCTATCGACTGAATAGTTGACGCCTGATTTGGTAAATCATAGATCGAAGTTAAAATCTCGGTAAATATTTTAGCAGATTTTATGGAGTAGAGCTACTCCAGAAACTactagggaaaatacggaaattttacttgaagcaagtaaagttatAGACaaacagtaagaataaaaacattcgagatttatataagggtataaaggaatttaagaacggatatcagccaagggtaaacgtgatcaaggatgagaatggtgacttgcctGCAGActttccatcaatcctaaacagatggaaaaactattttgcgcaactactaaatgtacataggccaaatagaaatgatcgggacgaaattgaaatacaaactgctgaaccatttatacccgaacccacgctttcagaagtcgaaattgcgatagaaaatctgaaaaagtacaagtctccaggtatcgatcaaattccagcagaattaatacaagagggtggaagtgcattatatagcgaaatttataaacttgtacttgctatttgggaaaaggaaattgtcccagaacaatggaaggagtccataattatacctatttttaaaaagggggacaaaaccaactgtggtaactttcgaggaatatcacttttgttgacgtcgtacaaaattttgtccaatattcttttgagaagattaactccgtacgtagatgaaattattggggattatcagtgcggttttcggcgtaatagatcgactattgatcagattttttgtattcgacagataatggagaaaaaatgggagtataagggtacagtacatcagttattcatagatttcaaaaaggcttatgactcggttaagagggaagtattatatgatattcttattgaatttggtattcccaagaaactagttcgattaattaaaatgtgtctcagtgaaacatacagcagagtccgtataggtcagtttctatctgatgcttttccaattcactgcgggctaaagcagggagatgcactatcacctttactttttaacttcgctctagaatatgccatcaggaaagttcaggataacaggcagggtttggaattgaacgggttacatcagcttcttgtctatgcagatgacgtcaatatgttaggagaaaatacacaaacgattagggaaaacacggaaattttacttgaagcaagtaaagctataggtttggaagtaaaccccgaaaagacgaaataaatgattatgtctcgtgaccagaatattgtacgaaatggaaaataaaaattggagatttatctttcgaagaagtggaaaaattcaaacatcttggagcaacagtaacaaatataaatgacactcgggaggaaattaaacgcagaataaacatgggaaatgcctgttattattcggttgagaagcttttatcatccagtctgctgtcaaaaaatctgaaagttagaatttataaaacagttatattaccggttgttctatatggttgtgaaacttgcactctcactttgagagaagaacatagattaagggtgtttgagaataaggttcttaggaaaatatttggggctaagcgggatgaagttacaggagaatggagaaagttacacaacgcagaactgcacgcattgtattcttcacctgacataattaggaacattaaatccagacgtttgagatgggcagggcatgtagcacgtatgggcgaatctagaaatgcatatagagtgttagttgggaggccggagggaaaaggacctttgaggaggccgagacgtagaagagaggataatattaaaatgggtttgagggaggtgggatatgatgatagagagtggattaatcttgttcaggatagggaccgatggcgggcttatgtgagggcggcaatgaacctccgggtctcttaaaaatcatttgtaagtaagtaagtaagtcctacTCCTGTGTCCTCGTCAGAacactttaaattaatttcatggaTAACATATTATAATGCCTcataaaattattgtataatataataattacctCCAGCAGCATACTTTGTCCCTTGTCTTTCCAAGATTGTGTTGAAAACATTAAGGCCAATGTTTACTTTTTTAAGACCCAGAGGCGTACGTTCGTATGCAAAAAATATTGGCGCCAtctgaaaaagaaatatatttgttatattgTCGAATTCAGTTTTTATCAAGTTTTATGGTACAATATTAGTCCAGGAAGAAAACAAACCtggtgatgatgatattgataatgattATCATGGAAATTATGATAACATACACACGTCAATAATCATATCAGCAATAAGTGTAGCTAATTCCACATCACTTTTGGGAGACCCTTAATATCTCGACTTTagtaatattcctttcttcataATCCCTGCTGAATACATGCACATCGTCCAAATATTCCTTATTATGTAATAGCAAGCTGCAATTATAGTAAACTTACCGTGCGTTTTCCTTCGTACAGGATATATGGATTTAACATTGTCATAAGAAACCATAGCAAAAACCATTTACATATCATGATTTATCAactcagtcaccaatatcataaacattaatcaaaatctgaaatcagctacatgaACAAAAGACATTATAGCATGTACGGTATTAGTGCGTTATGATTGTgataacagatggagttacttgtca
This region of Periplaneta americana isolate PAMFEO1 chromosome 13, P.americana_PAMFEO1_priV1, whole genome shotgun sequence genomic DNA includes:
- the gfzf gene encoding glutathione S-transferase 1-1 isoform X1; its protein translation is MAPLKLYSVSDSPPTLAVRLALKALDISHSLVDIDFAAGEHLTDDYAKKNPQREVPCIDDDGFLLSESIAILQYLADKYSKTDSIYPKDPQKRALVNHRLAFNLSTYYRYISEYVMAPIFFAYERTPLGLKKVNIGLNVFNTILERQGTKYAAGDQVTIADFALVSATLCLEAIGFGLESYPRVSQWYSNFKKDFPALWAEVEPGMKEIQEFDKNPPDLSALSHPLHPTKK
- the gfzf gene encoding glutathione S-transferase 1-1 isoform X3 is translated as MAALNETIKYKNPQREVPCIDDDGFLLSESIAILQYLADKYSKTDSIYPKDPQKRALVNHRLAFNLSTYYRYISEYVMAPIFFAYERTPLGLKKVNIGLNVFNTILERQGTKYAAGDQVTIADFALVSATLCLEAIGFGLESYPRVSQWYSNFKKDFPALWAEVEPGMKEIQEFDKNPPDLSALSHPLHPTKK
- the gfzf gene encoding glutathione S-transferase 1-1 isoform X2, which encodes MELYRRFNLPISVLQLEIDLMKNPQREVPCIDDDGFLLSESIAILQYLADKYSKTDSIYPKDPQKRALVNHRLAFNLSTYYRYISEYVMAPIFFAYERTPLGLKKVNIGLNVFNTILERQGTKYAAGDQVTIADFALVSATLCLEAIGFGLESYPRVSQWYSNFKKDFPALWAEVEPGMKEIQEFDKNPPDLSALSHPLHPTKK